One stretch of Thermococcus sp. DNA includes these proteins:
- a CDS encoding C1 family peptidase, with the protein MNRKALSLLVAVVMLAAVISMGATLASATVFPEVRATTKVTLPQRFTNDMMPLMAHRTGALKAPLDQYEQVVGFHFNPLTQNAFETAVKNAPFNPISASILLPNGTSSVPTTLPAEMNNSLYLPPIGNQGYVGSCNAWSSTYYVWTYMLNWWRNNPHPSTASDIMNPTFTYNLINGGADEGSNPWDAMNLISTIGAVPLNDFPLYVLGPYGDPSNYAWVWPNLTQWEEAAHNSGTSAMYAWQYYEPGTPELYQIPGQWYYLNFTNATQWNYTKALLAKGYVLQTTINVLPSFQFLGQPGQFLGYLEFYAHYANKFGQEYWTNGSYASWTVEDLLDYAQRNYNVWASATTGNTAALLRMIEEGNMSVDLMKDVLQNKLGINLNEPVYVAAGQLEAAVNASFISNQSWITNATFYLSTYSVNGERWFLNNGFDALFTLANFEWMIHYVPIGEYLQGRAPYLNFNNYYQNWQGGHAVTIVGYDDTAQTPDGQGALLMVNSWGTDWGYNGYWYFSYQAVRSAGEYFNTTVDGIFPVQYQIEWPVSWGGSSAFVYVPKAANYTPDLMAVVGIKHPVRGEVVDGVYGNTQFIPAGIPVGVMVSNDTWEHNFLDFWSDYLWSDITNKTTAADLPQDHPFPNSPMAFDISNAIWNVTYYISTHPNVTPYYATFFVAPHDLLKDNITGYVYNFTILLQTPWGKYPIAANTSKVTIPDGGQTVVTATVPIANYGPLSLPSNSSVNFGSFKVDVASIVPLEGAYVLIGGKEYQLTPEEGGFYYYGTGIDQALQLPAGTYNYTVVVVYPNGKEVALPQRVVTIKEPMVYIKSPEPTVYNTSTLELSVKVVDVLNITNVTATVDGKTISLDYNNTTGLYEAPLSLASGTYTLTVTADDTANNTGMAEVHFVVHTRAKITEVNTETQNVTVGVIGGSAKVTANGSTVVANVSTSTGNVEVQVPLVNNVPSIVVNATAVQNVISGNNNVSLAASWNATLTNAVVSTRKVKSEGSKDLYSVTIKADVKIGEHGVAVVALRNINITDIYVWKNGQKVQLTTDENNPLGYYYVQSGIVFVVLKEDPTIEADGYTEVPVKPMITINTLNFIGYRYYNMYSQRFENLYSEAVKLGVNDTILQQAKSLNETAAQYYQKALDLTGGNIIIHLSDPSLIVPLRKAYLNEMYAVQLLQKAIEDMQKEG; encoded by the coding sequence ATGAATCGGAAGGCTTTGAGCCTTTTAGTCGCGGTAGTGATGTTGGCGGCAGTAATTTCAATGGGCGCTACACTTGCCTCCGCTACTGTATTCCCTGAGGTTAGAGCTACCACCAAAGTCACCCTCCCGCAGAGGTTCACAAACGACATGATGCCATTGATGGCTCACAGGACGGGTGCTCTAAAGGCACCCTTAGACCAGTACGAGCAGGTAGTTGGATTCCACTTTAACCCCCTGACTCAGAATGCTTTTGAGACCGCAGTCAAAAATGCACCCTTTAATCCAATAAGCGCCAGCATCCTTCTCCCGAACGGGACTTCAAGTGTTCCCACAACCCTGCCGGCAGAAATGAACAACAGTCTTTACCTCCCACCCATTGGGAACCAGGGCTACGTTGGCTCGTGCAACGCTTGGAGTTCAACCTATTATGTATGGACCTACATGCTGAACTGGTGGAGGAACAACCCTCACCCGAGTACTGCCAGCGATATCATGAACCCAACATTTACCTACAACCTCATCAATGGTGGTGCTGATGAGGGGAGTAACCCCTGGGACGCGATGAACCTCATATCCACCATTGGTGCGGTTCCCCTTAATGACTTCCCGCTTTATGTTCTCGGCCCGTATGGAGATCCCTCTAACTACGCTTGGGTCTGGCCCAACCTCACCCAGTGGGAAGAAGCCGCACACAACAGCGGCACAAGCGCCATGTATGCGTGGCAGTATTACGAACCAGGTACCCCCGAGCTGTACCAGATACCGGGTCAGTGGTACTACCTGAATTTCACCAACGCTACCCAGTGGAACTACACCAAGGCACTCCTCGCGAAAGGATACGTTCTCCAGACAACAATAAACGTCCTGCCAAGCTTCCAATTCCTTGGCCAGCCCGGACAGTTCCTTGGGTACCTTGAGTTCTACGCGCATTATGCTAACAAGTTCGGGCAGGAGTATTGGACCAACGGTTCATACGCCTCGTGGACCGTAGAAGACCTCCTTGACTACGCTCAAAGGAACTATAACGTCTGGGCATCTGCCACAACCGGCAATACTGCAGCGCTTTTGAGGATGATCGAAGAGGGCAACATGTCGGTTGACTTAATGAAAGACGTCCTCCAGAACAAGCTTGGAATTAATCTCAACGAGCCGGTGTATGTAGCGGCCGGACAGCTTGAGGCTGCCGTCAACGCCAGCTTTATCAGCAACCAGAGCTGGATAACCAACGCCACGTTCTACCTCTCGACCTATTCAGTGAACGGTGAGAGATGGTTCCTCAACAACGGCTTTGATGCACTGTTCACCCTTGCAAACTTTGAGTGGATGATACACTACGTGCCCATCGGTGAATACCTCCAAGGAAGGGCACCTTACCTGAACTTTAACAACTACTACCAAAACTGGCAGGGCGGACACGCCGTCACAATAGTTGGGTACGATGACACTGCCCAGACCCCAGACGGACAGGGAGCCCTCCTCATGGTGAACTCGTGGGGTACGGACTGGGGATACAACGGATACTGGTACTTCTCGTACCAAGCCGTTCGCAGTGCCGGTGAGTACTTCAACACCACAGTCGATGGAATCTTCCCGGTTCAGTACCAGATAGAGTGGCCGGTATCTTGGGGTGGAAGCTCAGCCTTTGTCTACGTGCCAAAGGCAGCCAACTACACACCGGACCTTATGGCAGTAGTTGGCATAAAACACCCGGTTAGGGGAGAGGTTGTCGATGGGGTGTATGGTAACACTCAGTTCATCCCAGCCGGTATCCCAGTTGGAGTAATGGTAAGCAATGACACATGGGAGCACAACTTCCTCGACTTCTGGAGCGACTACCTGTGGAGCGACATAACCAACAAGACAACCGCCGCAGACCTTCCGCAGGACCACCCGTTCCCGAACAGCCCAATGGCCTTTGATATAAGCAACGCCATTTGGAACGTAACTTACTACATATCCACCCATCCCAACGTAACTCCATACTACGCCACGTTCTTTGTTGCCCCACATGACCTTCTCAAGGACAATATAACCGGCTATGTGTACAACTTCACCATACTCCTTCAGACACCTTGGGGCAAGTACCCGATAGCGGCCAACACCAGCAAGGTCACCATCCCCGATGGGGGTCAAACTGTTGTTACCGCCACCGTTCCGATAGCCAACTACGGTCCGCTTTCGCTCCCAAGCAATTCGTCCGTTAACTTTGGAAGTTTCAAAGTCGACGTTGCCAGCATAGTGCCACTTGAGGGCGCTTATGTGCTCATTGGTGGCAAGGAATACCAGTTGACACCCGAAGAGGGAGGCTTCTACTACTACGGCACGGGAATTGACCAGGCCCTCCAGCTACCGGCAGGAACCTACAACTACACTGTGGTCGTTGTCTATCCAAACGGCAAGGAAGTTGCACTGCCCCAGAGAGTTGTGACCATAAAGGAGCCGATGGTCTACATAAAGAGCCCCGAGCCGACTGTCTACAACACCAGCACACTTGAACTCTCCGTGAAAGTCGTAGATGTTCTCAACATAACCAACGTTACCGCAACCGTCGATGGAAAGACTATCTCCTTGGATTACAACAACACAACCGGTCTCTATGAGGCCCCACTCAGCCTTGCAAGCGGTACATATACCCTTACGGTTACAGCCGATGATACTGCCAACAACACGGGCATGGCAGAGGTCCACTTTGTCGTCCACACTAGAGCAAAGATCACGGAGGTTAACACCGAAACCCAGAACGTTACCGTTGGAGTAATAGGTGGCTCTGCCAAAGTTACCGCCAACGGCTCCACAGTAGTCGCCAACGTTTCAACCTCCACCGGGAACGTTGAGGTTCAGGTTCCGCTCGTCAACAACGTGCCCTCGATTGTCGTTAATGCAACCGCCGTTCAGAACGTTATCAGCGGAAACAACAACGTAAGCCTCGCGGCATCGTGGAATGCCACCCTCACTAACGCCGTGGTTAGCACCCGGAAGGTCAAGAGCGAAGGCAGTAAGGATCTCTACTCAGTTACCATAAAGGCGGATGTTAAGATCGGCGAGCACGGTGTTGCAGTGGTTGCCCTCAGGAACATCAACATAACCGACATCTATGTCTGGAAGAACGGCCAGAAGGTGCAGCTTACAACCGATGAGAACAACCCACTTGGCTACTACTACGTCCAGAGCGGCATCGTCTTCGTTGTCCTCAAGGAGGACCCGACAATCGAGGCGGATGGATACACGGAGGTTCCGGTTAAGCCCATGATAACCATAAACACCCTTAACTTTATTGGCTACCGCTATTACAACATGTACAGCCAGCGGTTTGAGAATCTTTACAGTGAGGCCGTCAAGCTTGGTGTTAACGACACGATACTTCAGCAGGCTAAGAGTCTTAACGAGACCGCGGCCCAGTATTATCAGAAGGCACTCGACCTCACCGGTGGTAACATAATCATACACCTCAGTGACCCGAGCCTTATAGTGCCTCTCAGAAAAGCATATCTCAATGAAATGTATGCAGTACAGCTCCTCCAGAAGGCAATCGAGGACATGCAGAAGGAGGGCTGA